GCTTTTATTTCACATTAATACATTATATTGGATTATCTTAGAGAATTTATTATACCTTTAGTTCCATTTTTGCTTAGTTGTGAGATACGTCATAGTTGGTTGAGgtattatatatataatgtgaGGCCCCATAAAAGTTCGCCAATAATTTGAGGTTTATGGTACTAAGGTAGGCTAATTTATTTTTTTAGCAAATAGACTACTAGGTTATTCACCTagtagcttttatatatataataagtcCCAAATCGGGTCAAAGTTACACAATGTTCAAGTACAACAAAAAACAAAATACAAATAGAAAGGCAATATCTATTGCTACCAAATACAATGTAGCAGTATCATGTAAATAACAGAAAATGTATAAAGCTAGTAATTTGAAACATCCAATTGTTGCTGACGATAATGAATTTATACACCAATTGCAACCAATTTGTTGTAGCACCTATAAAACTCTCACCAGGAGCCATCTGTTGCAATCCAAGAGGAATAGGTACGTATAATTCACAAGTTGTCGAGTAATTCAATTTGGACATTTTGATTTTTGGTCTAAAGAGTTCTAGCAGTAGAATCTTCAGaagttgattttccaacatagtgcATCGCGTGAACCTATTTTGAAATAAGTGTTTTGTTGGAAGATCCTAGTTGAGCATCAGAAGAATAGAAGATTGGTAATCTCTGAAGTAACCTGCAGTTTTGTTTTGATCCCAGTCGACAAGCAGTAATAGAACACATCCGCAGCTGCATCAGATCCCAAATGAGCAGAAGAACTTCTGCAATAGCAACAACATCATAATTCGAGCATTCCATGCATGGCAACTGCAGTAGCAGTAGTTGCATCAGAAGCATTTGCTAACAGCAGTCTCACAGCATAGTTGCACCAGTATCGTCTATGTTATGGCATCAGCAGAGGAGCAGTAGTATCCTTACACCAGTAGCTAGAGTGACCATGTAATCTTTTCTGGTAAAGATTACAACAGGCTGGCCCTGTTTAGTCATTAACTTTGGTGGAGTAAACTCAATGGGTGCAAGCTCTACAGTCTGCCTTGCTCGTAGCTTGGTTGCAAGGGATTGAGTAATAGTGGGAGGTGGTGGAACAGGGTAATTAGCAGGTTTTTTTGGTTGGACATGGGCATCATTAAGAACTGCTATCAAGTTAATTGGTGGAAGGTTATGAGGGTTATTTGCTACATCAATATGATTTTGGTTAATAGTTAGGGGGGGGGATTTTGTTTATCAAAATTGCTTGAGATCTTTGGGAATTTGTTTTTAGGAGCTGTTGAAGTGTATGGTGGTTTTATGTTAGTTGGTTAGGATGCTTGAACTGTGTGGACTGGAACTGCATTCACTGGGAAGGTACTTGGAGCCATTGTGACTTGAGATTTTCCTGTGAAGAGCAGTTGTTGCTTCTGATGATGCGAAATAGAAGGATTATCAGGGGCCATTTTAGATTACACTTGCATCCCTGCACCTGTGCAATCTAACAATTGCGATGTGGTAGCCTTATCAGTCATATTCCTCTGCTATGTTAATTGGCTGACTGGTGCGTTAGTCTGTGAAGGATCACCATTATTTGTGGTTTCTTTGCGTGAATTTCCTTGACGACTACCTTCGACATCATGTTGGGAAACACAAACCTCAATTGTTTCATTCAAATCATTACTAAGATTGACTGTGGCATTTCGTCGAACAGGTTGTACTTGCGCGTCTGCAGAAATCAATTTGTGTATTGTTGTGGTGTTGTTCCCATTGTTATTATTTTTGGGCACTTCAGTGACAATCCCTGCATCATTATCAATCATTTGGTACTGACCTGGGTCAATTTGACCTGCTGGAACCTCCTCCTCGATCAGCTGCATCATTTCTGGGCAGGTAAGTTCATCGGGGTTCTCTGTTGTGGAGGTAATACCCTCCAAGTTGAGCTAGGGGGATTGCAGTTGATGTGGAGAATCATCTTCAGTGTGTGGTGTGGCATGGTTCAGTGTTGTTTCGATCGATTCATTATTTTGACTGCCCATATGTTGTGTCGCTACATCGACCCCAACCCCATTTTGTAAATCAGTAGCATCTGGGTATAAGTTTGTGGAAGCTATTTGTTGAGGTTGATTCAGTATCTGAAGGGgtgtgttttggtgttgttccGGTGGTTTTCCACCATCGGACGATGGCTTAGAAGCCATGGTTGAGAGCGTTGTTACTGTTCGCAGATATCGCATTGTACGAAGACCGTTTTAGGATTTTTTTGATTTATTGTGGAAAGAATATTTTAGGCTAATGTGTTTTGGAAGATTGTAGATAATATTTGCAGCGAGCTTGCCAGCCGTGGTACAGACTTTTGGCCTTGCAATACATCGAGGTGCTGGTGGAAAATTTGTAGTCCATTATGCCACCGCATATCGGTTTCGCTGACTGTAGAGCCATCGTGGCTTGGATCAGGAGAAGCTTAATTTTGACGGGCATTTCACGGTCCAATGTGCGACCGCAAATtcattttgcggaccgcgtaTCCATCGCATAACCAACATGAGAATTTTTTGAAGGTGATTTTGTGGTCTAGTATGCAACCGCAGAATCATTTTGTGGATGCAGATCCGCCACAAATTTGACTAGACCTAACCAAGATTTTTTAAGACCATTTCACGGTCCGATTCGCGGACCGCACAACCCTTAAGCGAGGCTTTCTGTGATCGCCGATTGACTCGGAGGGTTATATTTGGAGATTTtctaacccgaccctattttaatAAAAAGACATCATGGGTCATTTTAGAAGGCATAAGCTGATATTCTAGAGAAAGGGGAGCAactttgagagagagagagaagcccCAACATATGTACTCTTCAAACTATTGCTCAAGTCTTCTACTAAAGAGGTAAGACCTTATCCCCAGCTCACATGCAATGTCCTATCATGCCCATAAGAATAAGATTTTACTATTTTGGGGTTTATGGGATGGTGATCGAAAGCCTAAACCCTTTATTTTGAATTTGGGGTATATGAGTAGAGTGTGAGGTGTGGTTCTTGGGTTGAGGGTTACTCTTTGAGCGTGCATGTGCCAATGAAACTGATAAGGGGGTTTTTGAACTATCATTGGCAAATTAATATTTGAAATTGGTTGCGAGGTGAAGGAATCCCCTTATAGAACCTTGTAGTCGAATTTTCACATTTAGCGTTTGATGAAATGCAAATAATGTCAAGTCTATGAACACCTCCCTGATAATTtctcaattttgttatgtttctatagattgaagttgctaagagtaggggaacattgtagtaatcctAAGAAAAGGTCAACCGAGGTATGATGGCCAAACTCCTTCCATACAATCGAATTCCATGAATTCTTTGTGAACTCCAATTACGGTTTATCCAAGATCTATTACTCCTGTTCTGGATTGTTTCTAATGATTGATTCGCCCAAAGGCTTATGACTTtgattcatgttccaattgcAAATCACTATGCTTTTCTTGTActtattttcaatgtgttttgagctTTTACATACTTATGAGTTAAAGCTAGGGGTGGCAAACGGACGGGTCGGTCAGATATGAGACAGGTCAAAAATGGGTAATGCAAAAACTGATAAACTATCTGTCTTGACCCATAATTAATATGGATAAAAAATgagttaaccggcggataatatggatatccatattatccatggcttcttgaatatgatcactttttgGGAGAATtgctagtctcccaaacttgaggaacccccaatttgaggctttacaaatgtaaaagttaaatccATTAGTTAtctattggttatccattttctaagtagATAATATCGTTCTTAtctatatttgaactatttttgaaaaatttcattatccaacccattttctaatggataatatgggtggataaGTGTCTTCTTTTATCCGTTTTGCCACAACTAGTTGAAGCTATACTTTCCAAATGTTTCAAACGTCATTAAATGTTCTAGGATGATCCATGACAAGTAGAGAAATGTAGGTATGAATTATGaaatgtggccatcgtgccaagaatatTGAATATCATGTATGCCAAGAGTGCCAATAGAATGAAAAGAATAATAAAAAAGGCTATGAGATAGAGCtggaatgtcacccttctttgatattctagcTCGTGCGATAGAGCTGATTGTAAGACTGTTCCTTTTTTTATTAACTCATGCATTGTTCTAAGtttcagtacatggcgcctaAGAAAAAGGTGAGGAGTGGCCAAAGGGCTAATGTCACCCCGGAGTGTAAGTAAATGAAGTGTCCGATGTTGCGGGTGAGCACCCGGGGGGGGAGGGGTGAAGTCATTCCCCCAACAACAACGCCTCCTGATTCTACTACACCTTACAAGAATGTGCAGATTCCTCCTCAAATGGATATTCCAGCTCCACCTCCTGCCTCAACCCCCGATCTTAGTGCTTCTAATAGGGAACTTAGAGGAGCCATCCAATTGTTAAaccagatagtggcttcccaggcccagagattgAATGCTACATCTACCTCTTCTTCTAGCCACCCAGGAGAATTAACTAGTTCAAGGGTGAAAAAATtccttcagttggatcctccgatgttcacgggtactaatcttgaggaggacccccaggaattTATTAATGAGATACACGAGACTCTTCGTGTAATGCATGCTACTGAGACAGAagtagtggaattggcctcctatcACCTGAAAAAAGTGGCGTATTCATGGTTCGAATTGTAGAAGGAGTCCCATAAGGAGGGTAGTCCTCCAATGAAGTTGAACAAGTTTGTGGATGCTttcatggatcatttcttgcctgccgagactagggcagcccgtgCCGCCAAGTTTGAGAACTTGAATCAAGGTAGTATGAGTGTGTGGGACTACAATCTGAGGTTTGCAGATCTTTCCAAGTATGCTATCTACATGTTGCATATTATGGAGGCTACGGTTCACAGGTTTGTGCAAGGCCTTAGCCTTTTGGTTATCAATGATGTTGCTACAACCGGCTTAAattttgatatgaactatgggaagatggtggcattttctctaGCCACGGGGACCCGAAATAGAAGAACATAATGGAGTGCGATGGTAACAAGAAGGTCCGATCCATGAGCCATTTTAGTGGGTCTTTCAGTGGTGGTAGTGGTCGAAACATAATGTTCAGGGGAGGGTCATTTGGGTCGACACAGTCTTTTGCTTAGTCTTTAGCCAGTGCACTGCCATCCCGGCTCAGTAAGTAGTAGTGGAGTCGTTTCAAGCCCAATCAGGGCAATAGGGGATCTTATGAGTAGGGTTAGTCAGGCAGAAGATTTCAGCCCCATCGGAGGCcatactgtcacgccccaaacctggggaggtgtGGCTGGCACTCCGTgccgtgctggcccgagcgaaccactctataactcatgatcgttcgaccaaaactagaacatacataggtcgagttaactgaactcattccttttgtaactatcatgggcccacATGGCCACCACTCATAATGTACAACTGTAAGTGGGAAAATACTGTATCgatgaaccatctttcttaaaacatgaatacatatgggccttcaaggcctctgacatactgtacaaaataaacctttgtctacaaagcctctaagattatttgacataaAATGGAATAGGGTAccgacctacccataagtctgtagcaaaactctgacatgaTGACTTATAGattcggctgcactccgaattaggtggagtcttaccgatccttcgctgaatgctgacctcgtctactatgagggcttgtcaaactgattatctatacctgtagGTATAAATGCAACGTatccaacaaaaggacgtcattacgaataatgtattgaatatgtaagGTAGAACTAAAACATAtccataagtcaacattaattaaaaagatataagaatcaacctgaatctctgaagtgccaccgtatatgcatacttagtatacttatatatataatgcttctctttgagactattatccatatcctATGATGCATGattgcccaactgatcagtggtaactgcccgaccggccgtagcacggtggtaaattcATGActacccgaccggccgtagctcggtggtaaatgtgtaactgcccaaccggccgtagctcggtggtataTGCATGACTGTCCgaccggtcgtagctcggtggtaaatgtgtaactgcccaaccaaccgtagctcggtggtaaatgcatgactgcccgaccgatcgtagctcggtggtaaatatatGATGCATATAATACCATTATGAACATTAACTTCTTTATTGAATACTTCAATAGAgacttaggaacatacttagaTATACTTTGTATATAATTTTgcaggaatgaataacataggcaTCCTTAACTgttaagagtagaaccacttatggaataatattacgtttacgtatcgttacttggatcatgccaaaagaaaaggagggatagccttaacatacctgagccgattctcttgacaatccctctaacatacgtcCTTTGCAAAAAATACGTAACgtcggatcgaagtagggaaaaattcgtatgatattcttgagaaagattgtaccgtgctctcttgaAATTACAAAATCTCATGTTGTTAAGTTGCTAAGAAATCTCATTGAATTTGTTGAAGCAAATCACATTGCTATAGCAAATTATGATCTTTGCTGAAGCATTTTCATCCGTCACATAATAGTCATAAGCCTTTTCATTTTGTGAATTTAGAGAAGCATTCTTAATCACATCTTTCAACCAAAAATGGGATAAGGAGTCTCTTAAATTTGTTGAttttgtgggccccacttgataaGAATAACTTGGCCACAAAGTCCTCAAAATGAGCCACCTTATtacatgacttaagagtcattaatTTGGGCTTTTAACTAGATGCCACATTGAGGCCCCCCAATTTTATCCAAATATGCTTAATTAcatagttaatctcccactaaaaatttataattacccaattatctacataattaagaattatctcaaattacttataatactattcacttttaacacattttatacatcttactatcatggtcatgtggtacattgtatggcactagtccataaacaccgggtattatagcttggaccgtattttatcccaaatcaacaaccttcaacgaaactcatttttttcaACTCGTTTACCCTATGACCTTCACGACAcatacttatcacttgttataaatatCATAAGCACTTATAACCTCACAAATAGTCTTGTGCTCATCTTAaagtactactattaaaatattaaaatattaataaattatggtaccatataaaatcaatacatacactactattttattaaatatccatgtaaaaatacatatattttctcaacttctaattttcctaatctcatataaagagtacaaattttcgtacgcttaattcttaaaatagtAAAAAGGTAAACTTCTTttcttgtaaaaaaaaaaagaatttctatctttacaataaagaaaatctcataaactttctcatattatatatataatttaaagaatattcgaaagtagtaacattaataactatataaaatcatatttttcaaaaaatattttacaaaaatgttccactcaaaataccatatcaaatgtatataatggtatcaaggttgttaaacttgcgggatcttacaataacatagtcacaaatcctctataacctcatgaatggtcttaatcccttcaagctcatatggattactacgactcatcctaatattaaagtacgggatATAACACATACTACCCTAGGTGAGTTTTTGAAAAGTGAGTTTTCGCTCGAGTTTTTCACTTTTTTGGGACATGTGGTCTCTAGCAagggaatcaaggttgatcctcagaggagttcagttttgaagaattggcctagacctacaagttcaatagagattcgcagtttcttggggttagcctGATATTATAGAAGATTTGTGGAGGATTTCTCTTCatttgcctctccattgactaaatatATGCAGAAGGCAGCTCAATTCCAGTGGTCGGACGCATGTGAAAAGAGCATTCAAGAGTTGAAGTCAAGGTTGACCACATcaccggtgttgaccttaccGGAGGGTACGAATGGgtttgttgtgtattgtgatgcttcaagagtTGTACTTATGTGTGTATTGATGCCACATGGCAAGGTAAtctcttatgcttctaggcaactcaagaaccatgagaaaaattatccaacacatgacttagagatTGCGGCAGTGgtgtttgcattgaagatttggcgtcactatttgtatggggttcatgtGGAAATATccacggaccataagagtcttcaatacctcttcaagaaaaaggaattAAATCTAAGGTAAATGAGGTGGCTTGAGTTACATAAAGACTACGACATCGACATTCTCTATCATCCAAGAAAAGCTAACgatgtggcagatgctcttagcctaGAATCCATGGGTactttggctcacttggaggatTATTAAAGGTTATTGGCCTAGGAAGTTCaccagttggctagtttgggagttcagcttacggactctaatgaaggtGGGGTGATTGTGGAAAATAGAGGTGAATACTCACTCGTAGTAGAAGTCAAGGAGAAATAATATGATGATTTGttattggtgcaattgaaggaggggattcataaacacaaAACCATGGCTTTTTCTCTAATGATGGTACACTAATGTAACAAGGGCAATTGtatgttccaaatgttgatggtctccgggaaagaatcatgatcaaGGCTCACAGCTTCGAGTATTTCGTGCACCCAGGCTCTATGAAACTTTaccatgatctcaaggaagtctattggcgGAATGACATTAAGAGGGACATATCAGACTTTATGGCTAGATTCTCGAATTgccaacaagtgaaggccgagcaccaAAGGCCCGATGGCTTGACACATAATATAGatattccaatgtggaaatgggagatgaacaatatggactttgtggtaggtctACCTTGCACGCCTtgcaagtttgactcgatttgggtgattgtggatcaactcacaaaatcaacacacttcttgtatgttaaggctaccgacacaacaaaatatttttgttagttgtatatcaaggaaatagttagATTGCATGGCACTCTCGTTTCCATCATCTCAGATCAAGGAGCACAGTTCACCGCTAACTTCTGGCAGAACCTATAGTAAGGTTttggtactcaagtgaatcttagtacatctttccatccacagactaatgggcaggcagagcggactattcaaattcttgcatatgttgcgtgcttgtattcttgacttcaaaggtagttgcgatgatcattttccactcatcgAATTCACGTATAAAAACATCTATCATGCCAGTACTCAGATGGTATGGTTCGAAGcactatatggtaggagatgtagatctcccattagtTGGTTTGAAGTTGGAGAAGCAtaattgatagggccagacctcctgcatcaggctatggagaaggccAAGATCATTATGAAGCGGTTGAGAACTGCTTAAAGTCTCCATAAGTCCTATTCAGATatacgtcgtagggatttggaattccaagaagatgattgggtattcttaaatgtttctcccatgaagggtataatgtggTTTGGGAAGAAAGTGAAATTGATTCCAAGGTATATCGAACCGTACAGAATCATGTGGAGGGTTGGTCAAGTGGCTTATAGACTCGAGTTACATCCAAAGATGTCCTTAGTgcacctggtgtttcatgtgtccatgttgaagaaggtggttggggATCCGTTGTTCATTGTTCTGGTGGAGGCTATTgaagttaatgaagaattgtatTATGAGGAAATTCcgattgccattcttgataggcaagttcaaAAATTGATGAATAAATAGATTGCTTCCATGAAAgtactatggcgaaaccaacacgTTGAAGAGGCCACTTTGGAGGCCAAGGAAGAGATGAAAAGGAAATACACTCACTTGTTTGTGTAACCATATTGTTTTGTTTTAAACGAATGTTAGGAGTTTACTTTCTATGAGTTATGTTCAAACTTGTACAGTTTATGATAAAATCCCCCTTTTGGTAATGTAATGCCTATatgttatttttggtgtttttttcATGCTATGATACATCATTGTGCTatgaatatgttgttaggattggtttctagggctctctgacaggtatATAGGCCCATATACAGGAGAGACTCTGccgaaagttttgaaaatttagggagttagtcaaatttgaaACTTCTGGTGTGTGAATGAAGAGCAAAGTCATATTAAGGTCTATGGTGGGCTCTAACCCTCATCTGAGGATGAATGATCCCAAGCGGGGGAGGATCTGAGGCCCCGTAAAAGTTCACCAAGAATTTGAGTTTTATGGTGCTAAGGAAAGCTATTTTGTTTTGGAAGATTGTAGATAATTTTCGCGGCAAGCTTGCGAGTCGTGGTACGTATTTTTGGACTTGCAATACATCGAGGTGTTGGTGGAAACATTTTGCATAAAAATGGTAATGATGCGATTCATTATGCTACAGCATATCGGTTTTGTAGATCGCATAACCATCAGGAGTTGGATTAGGAGCAGCTTAATTTTGAGGGTCATTTCACTGTCCGATGTGTGACCGCAGATTCATTTCGCAGACCGCGTATCCGTCGCATAACCAACATGGGAATATTTAGAAGGAGATTTATTGTCCAGTATGCCACCGCAGAATTATTTCATGGACCGCAGATCCTCCACAGAACTGTGTAGACCCAAACCATATATTTAAAGACTATTTTGTGCTCCAGTTCGCTAACCGCACAACCCTTCTGCGATGCTTTCCGCGATAATGGATATAACTCAGATGGTTATACTTGGGGATTTTCTGACCCGACCTTATTTTAACATAAAGTCATCATAGGTCATTTTAGAAGGCATAATTTGATATTCTAGAGAGAGGGGAGCAACTTGGAG
The DNA window shown above is from Nicotiana tomentosiformis chromosome 8, ASM39032v3, whole genome shotgun sequence and carries:
- the LOC138897431 gene encoding uncharacterized protein, whose amino-acid sequence is MKCPMLRVSTRGGRGEVIPPTTTPPDSTTPYKNVQIPPQMDIPAPPPASTPDLSASNRELRGAIQLLNQIVASQAQRLNATSTSSSSHPGELTSSRVKKFLQLDPPMFTGTNLEEDPQEFINEIHETLRKESHKEGSPPMKLNKFVDAFMDHFLPAETRAARAAKFENLNQGSMSVWDYNLRFADLSKYAIYMLHIMEATVHRFVQGLSLLVINDVATTGLNFDMNYGKMVAFSLATGTRNRRT